One stretch of Acidobacteriota bacterium DNA includes these proteins:
- a CDS encoding DUF1667 domain-containing protein, translating into MKKEYTCVLCPNGCPLVAYVDDDETPVIAKVEGSVCPKGEDWVRQEILNPMRTISSSVRVRGGDAPLASVRTDRPIPLARIMDVMEEIRKVTVDAPVEIGAVVLSRPAGCDTDIIVTRSVRRPS; encoded by the coding sequence ATCAAGAAAGAGTATACGTGCGTGCTCTGTCCCAACGGCTGCCCCCTGGTGGCCTACGTGGACGACGACGAAACCCCCGTGATCGCCAAGGTCGAGGGGAGCGTGTGCCCGAAGGGGGAGGATTGGGTGCGGCAGGAGATCCTGAACCCCATGCGCACGATCAGTTCGAGCGTGCGGGTGCGGGGGGGGGATGCCCCCCTGGCGAGCGTCCGGACCGACCGCCCCATCCCGCTTGCCCGGATCATGGACGTCATGGAGGAGATCCGGAAGGTCACGGTCGACGCCCCCGTGGAGATCGGGGCTGTGGTCCTCAGCCGGCCGGCCGGCTGCGACACCGACATCATCGTCACCCGGAGCGTCCGCAGACCTTCGTAG